The following proteins are encoded in a genomic region of Candidatus Leptovillus gracilis:
- a CDS encoding LacI family DNA-binding transcriptional regulator: MSRKRVTIREVAQAAGVSTQTVSRVVNGRPDVSHETRQHVQAVIDSLDYQPSKIARSLIQGQSYSLGVVSSSIGLYGPSLVLQGVQEAAEQLGFSLILHILPDAEVYDAKKLLRGILAYHVDGILWAVPEIGQNRDWVQQEVANLTVPIAFLNVQPRPMLTTAVIDNRHGGRLATRHLLEQGRRNIGIITGPMNWWEARQRELGWREELMANGRSVDESYITHGDWTPGSGERSIRMLLDWHPEMDAVFACNDQMALGAMKSARQLGRRIPEDLAIVGFDDIPEAPYFDPSLTTIHQDLSEMGREGVRQLICIINNPEHPTAEPIKLLPTLVVRQSSLSNG; encoded by the coding sequence ATGAGTCGCAAACGTGTCACGATTAGAGAGGTAGCCCAGGCGGCGGGGGTTTCGACGCAAACGGTATCGCGGGTGGTAAACGGCCGTCCTGACGTGTCGCATGAAACCCGCCAGCATGTGCAGGCGGTTATAGATAGTCTAGACTACCAACCGAGCAAGATTGCCCGTAGTCTCATCCAGGGGCAGAGTTATTCTCTGGGGGTTGTCAGTTCGAGCATAGGGCTGTATGGTCCGTCTCTCGTTTTGCAGGGAGTTCAGGAAGCAGCGGAGCAGTTGGGTTTTTCCCTGATTTTGCATATTCTGCCCGACGCTGAGGTGTATGACGCCAAAAAGCTGCTGCGTGGAATTTTGGCCTATCATGTGGATGGGATTTTATGGGCTGTGCCGGAAATTGGGCAAAACAGGGATTGGGTGCAGCAGGAGGTAGCCAATCTGACGGTACCGATTGCCTTTTTGAATGTGCAGCCACGGCCGATGTTGACAACGGCCGTTATTGACAATCGTCATGGCGGCAGACTGGCGACCCGTCATCTGCTTGAGCAGGGGCGGCGGAACATCGGCATTATTACCGGCCCCATGAATTGGTGGGAAGCGCGGCAGCGAGAATTGGGCTGGCGTGAAGAATTGATGGCAAACGGCCGTTCCGTAGACGAAAGTTACATCACCCACGGCGATTGGACCCCCGGCAGCGGCGAGCGCAGCATTCGTATGCTGCTCGATTGGCATCCCGAAATGGATGCTGTCTTTGCCTGCAACGACCAGATGGCCCTCGGCGCTATGAAAAGCGCCCGCCAATTGGGCCGACGCATCCCCGAAGACCTGGCTATCGTCGGCTTCGACGACATCCCGGAAGCGCCTTACTTTGACCCCTCTCTCACTACCATCCACCAGGACTTATCTGAAATGGGGCGCGAGGGCGTGCGGCAGTTGATTTGCATCATCAACAACCCGGAACACCCCACCGCCGAGCCTATCAAGCTGCTGCCCACGCTCGTTGTGCGCCAAAGCTCTTTGAGTAACGGCTGA
- a CDS encoding protein kinase — protein MLPQTIGRYQIKAELGRGGMSTVYLAHDPHFGRDVAVKLLPRELLHHPTFRRRFDREAKIVAALDHPAIVPVYDFGEQDEQPFLVMRFMAGGSLSDRLKHGPMALPETARILSRLAPALDEVHRRGVVHRDLKPSNILFDQRNEPFISDFGTAKFTDEHTKLTETGGAVGTPAYMSPEQIQGEVEIDGRSDIYTLGVILFEMLTGKHPYQTSTPIGLAVKHIYEPVPNLQDTQPNIPAACQPVIVKAMAKQREVRYQTAVAFAKALTAVAHPLASDSQPYYDAATELVVEDAAVDQAIAPLTARRWRWLALFLLLGLVILTGGSMAQENGRTPLAIFAHNSTPVPGGAATGGAATGGAATGGVSTGGVSRATPSPTSPATRPVEPTRATSIPSLTLRPTAATATAVQTTANLTATITLPASLFAAPDSTSAELAIAAPGEVVTIIGRAAEGNWLYVLDNQYNLGYVFGSRLEWSGDWEALSVMPANGNEATGGTRRCAPGTCAGLTLDLYPVNGRCEAGIGYRTIYLQGQGGDGRFTYFWNNTKLAGPISSGFGFEVNNSSAATVIGTGKVVSGDGQMAEKVLFVADFSCGP, from the coding sequence ATGCTACCGCAAACAATTGGCCGTTACCAGATCAAAGCAGAATTGGGGCGCGGTGGAATGTCTACCGTTTACCTGGCCCATGACCCCCACTTCGGGCGCGATGTAGCCGTGAAGCTGCTGCCACGCGAACTATTGCATCATCCCACCTTTCGCCGCCGCTTCGACCGCGAGGCGAAAATTGTCGCGGCGCTGGATCATCCGGCAATTGTGCCGGTGTATGATTTTGGCGAGCAGGATGAGCAGCCATTTTTGGTGATGCGCTTTATGGCCGGTGGATCGTTGAGCGACCGGCTAAAACATGGCCCTATGGCTTTGCCTGAGACGGCGCGTATTCTCAGCCGCCTGGCCCCGGCCTTGGATGAGGTTCACCGCCGCGGCGTGGTCCATCGAGATTTAAAGCCCAGTAACATTTTGTTTGATCAACGCAATGAGCCGTTTATTTCTGATTTTGGCACAGCCAAGTTTACCGATGAGCATACCAAGCTAACGGAAACGGGCGGAGCAGTGGGTACGCCGGCCTATATGAGTCCGGAGCAAATTCAGGGGGAAGTGGAGATAGACGGCCGTTCCGACATCTATACCCTGGGCGTCATTTTGTTTGAGATGCTTACCGGCAAGCATCCCTATCAGACCAGCACACCTATTGGGCTGGCCGTCAAACATATCTACGAGCCAGTCCCTAACCTGCAAGACACCCAACCCAACATCCCGGCGGCCTGCCAACCCGTTATCGTGAAGGCGATGGCCAAGCAGCGGGAAGTACGTTACCAGACGGCCGTCGCCTTTGCCAAAGCGTTGACGGCCGTTGCCCATCCACTTGCCTCAGACAGCCAGCCGTACTATGATGCCGCAACAGAGTTGGTGGTCGAAGACGCGGCCGTGGATCAGGCAATCGCGCCGCTGACTGCGCGGCGCTGGCGCTGGCTGGCGCTTTTTCTGTTGTTGGGACTGGTTATTTTAACGGGCGGAAGTATGGCTCAAGAAAACGGCCGTACTCCTTTAGCTATCTTCGCCCACAATTCGACCCCTGTGCCTGGTGGGGCGGCCACCGGTGGGGCGGCCACCGGTGGGGCGGCCACCGGTGGGGTGTCCACCGGTGGGGTGTCCAGGGCAACACCGTCGCCCACATCCCCGGCCACCCGACCCGTAGAACCCACACGCGCCACGAGCATACCCTCACTTACCTTACGACCAACGGCAGCCACAGCAACGGCCGTACAAACCACCGCCAACCTCACGGCGACCATCACCCTGCCCGCCAGCCTCTTCGCCGCCCCGGACAGCACGTCGGCCGAATTAGCCATCGCCGCTCCCGGCGAAGTGGTCACAATCATCGGCCGCGCGGCGGAAGGGAATTGGTTGTATGTCTTGGACAATCAATACAACCTGGGCTATGTGTTCGGCAGTCGGTTGGAGTGGTCAGGTGATTGGGAAGCCTTATCGGTCATGCCGGCCAACGGCAACGAGGCGACTGGTGGGACCAGGCGGTGCGCGCCGGGGACGTGCGCCGGGCTGACCCTGGACCTCTATCCAGTGAACGGCCGCTGCGAGGCTGGCATTGGCTACCGTACCATTTACTTGCAAGGACAGGGAGGCGACGGCCGTTTCACTTATTTTTGGAACAACACAAAACTGGCCGGGCCAATCAGCAGCGGATTTGGATTTGAGGTAAACAATTCCAGTGCAGCCACTGTTATTGGCACAGGCAAAGTTGTCTCCGGGGACGGTCAGATGGCGGAAAAAGTTCTTTTTGTGGCCGATTTCTCGTGTGGTCCATGA
- a CDS encoding LysM peptidoglycan-binding domain-containing protein, translating into MRRLFILVLLMMLLLVSCRNVQDSLTLPSSLSGGSEDSQTAVPSSAPRVAVTPTPPLPPTFTPEIMAHQGHLYLLPVSGADGTVTYVHVVRPGDTLAGLSRLYGVMAEDVVRVNDIEDQNLIKVGQALVIPITFTP; encoded by the coding sequence ATGCGCCGGTTATTCATCCTGGTTTTATTGATGATGCTTCTGTTGGTCTCTTGCCGCAACGTGCAAGATTCCCTGACTCTGCCTTCGTCGTTGTCGGGTGGTAGTGAGGACAGCCAGACGGCCGTACCCTCGTCGGCCCCGCGTGTGGCAGTGACGCCTACGCCACCACTGCCACCGACATTTACACCGGAAATCATGGCGCATCAGGGTCATCTCTATTTGCTGCCTGTTTCTGGGGCTGATGGCACAGTGACCTATGTTCACGTTGTGCGTCCTGGCGACACGTTGGCCGGCCTAAGCCGCCTCTATGGCGTAATGGCCGAAGATGTGGTACGGGTAAATGATATTGAGGACCAGAATTTGATTAAGGTGGGCCAGGCGTTGGTTATTCCGATCACCTTTACACCGTAA